From Yersinia hibernica, a single genomic window includes:
- a CDS encoding AAA family ATPase has product MTIKTDLIELMERKSLNQTQVSRAIGMSTATVNQYLQDKYNGDLDRVNTEVQAFLDRTREKDKAQRVEVKFVATSASKKALEIIRMAHVDGEINVIYGEAGLGKTMALKAYASQNSTALLIEVDPSFTARVLLEEICNRLGLSPRGNMHETFELCSNKLRDSGYVLLIDEGELLPHRSLEVLRRLHDKSGIGVVLVGMPRLLINLKGKRGEFVQLYSRVAFALNIGNALPKDDVSAIAASVLPEVADDINEALYQESKGNARRLFKLLRGAIRLSHINDMSVGVSSVRQAAKMLIN; this is encoded by the coding sequence ATGACAATTAAAACTGACCTTATAGAACTGATGGAACGTAAAAGCCTTAATCAAACACAGGTTTCACGCGCTATCGGTATGAGTACTGCCACCGTCAATCAATATCTACAGGATAAATATAACGGGGATTTGGACAGGGTCAATACCGAGGTTCAGGCTTTCCTTGACCGGACGCGTGAAAAAGATAAGGCCCAGCGTGTTGAAGTGAAGTTTGTCGCCACATCGGCGTCTAAAAAAGCGCTGGAAATTATCCGCATGGCCCATGTTGACGGTGAGATTAATGTGATTTACGGCGAGGCGGGTTTAGGGAAAACCATGGCATTAAAGGCTTATGCCAGCCAGAACTCTACTGCGCTGCTCATTGAGGTTGACCCCAGCTTTACCGCTCGTGTTCTGCTGGAAGAGATCTGCAACCGGCTGGGGCTGTCCCCTCGCGGCAATATGCATGAAACCTTTGAGTTATGTAGCAATAAATTGCGTGATTCCGGTTATGTCTTGCTGATTGACGAGGGTGAATTGTTACCTCATCGCTCACTGGAAGTACTGCGCCGCCTGCATGATAAAAGCGGTATTGGTGTTGTCCTGGTCGGTATGCCGCGCCTGCTGATTAACCTGAAAGGCAAGCGTGGCGAATTCGTCCAGCTTTATAGCCGCGTGGCCTTTGCGCTCAATATCGGTAATGCCCTGCCTAAAGATGATGTTAGCGCCATTGCGGCCAGCGTATTGCCAGAGGTGGCGGATGATATCAATGAGGCGCTTTATCAGGAATCAAAAGGTAATGCCCGCCGCCTGTTTAAGTTATTGCGCGGTGCCATTCGCCTGAGTCATATCAATGATATGTCGGTGGGTGTCAGTAGCGTTCGCCAGGCCGCCAAGATGTTA
- a CDS encoding Mu transposase C-terminal domain-containing protein: protein MIWITLNELLSVNGLPKTPQGLGKKAKNEGWTRRKLTGVKGLSYEYLVESLPTDVQTIIKERHLNSLLAEEKKAVKIAVNGDLNPRVKAKHELDLMRQCPALLERSTGNLTKLQRDIADARATLVAEVINLQNAGLSRIRAINYICDQSQSNTLPEKLQKAAAIANARKGLRTGVSTRTLNGWVVDYERASNSAERLVLLAPGHNKGKPVEHIKWMPLFMTHYRTTKGLTVAAAYKKFKKTWDEQYVDQPAMRDAIPSVHAVRRALDKLPTIVKQSGRVTGSAMRALNTYVKRDWSQMPVNGVWIGDGHSMKMKVAHPDHGRPFTPEITLVIDGRTRYVVGWSLSLAENVIAVADALRHGMQHHGIPLIYYSDNGAGQTANILDADITGIFSRLGVEHPTGIPGNPQARGIIERLNREIPARIARKFATYNGKSADRETVRMVSVDLNSAFNAQGKNKELNSRQKAAMAKLPSWRQLIDAIEDEIEDYNERHRHSSLPCREDGKHYTAAEYRQLLLAEETIDRLSDIELRDMFRPQIIRTVNRGWFPLFKNEYFSQDLIQVDGEQVLVEFDIHDASSVTVRRLDGSFICTAIVNGNTRAAFPVDYIQKVAKDRHSRRMKLVEQKAEEINAELNPVLTAESAPDFGSLIQGDISRINDDREEMFLFQSDRDEYLKTHGHKKAAI from the coding sequence ATGATCTGGATAACCCTGAATGAATTACTGTCTGTTAATGGTTTACCCAAAACCCCACAGGGGCTAGGTAAAAAAGCTAAAAACGAAGGATGGACACGCAGAAAATTAACCGGGGTTAAAGGGTTAAGTTACGAGTATCTGGTCGAGAGCTTACCAACTGACGTTCAGACCATAATCAAAGAACGTCACCTTAACTCTCTGTTAGCAGAAGAAAAAAAGGCCGTTAAAATAGCTGTTAACGGTGATTTAAACCCGAGAGTAAAAGCCAAGCATGAGTTAGATCTTATGCGCCAATGCCCCGCACTGCTGGAGCGGAGTACTGGCAACCTGACTAAATTACAGCGTGATATCGCTGATGCCCGCGCCACTCTGGTGGCCGAGGTTATCAATTTGCAGAACGCCGGATTGTCACGCATTCGGGCCATTAATTACATTTGTGACCAGTCACAATCTAATACCTTGCCTGAGAAATTGCAGAAAGCAGCAGCGATAGCCAACGCCCGTAAAGGTCTGCGCACTGGTGTCAGCACCCGCACCCTCAATGGTTGGGTGGTGGATTATGAACGTGCATCAAACTCAGCAGAGCGTCTGGTCTTACTGGCTCCCGGTCACAATAAAGGTAAGCCTGTAGAACACATAAAATGGATGCCTCTATTTATGACCCACTACCGCACCACCAAAGGGTTAACCGTTGCTGCGGCTTACAAGAAGTTTAAGAAGACGTGGGATGAGCAATATGTCGACCAGCCCGCTATGCGCGATGCGATACCCTCGGTTCATGCCGTTCGCCGGGCTTTAGATAAGCTGCCGACCATTGTTAAACAGAGTGGTCGCGTAACGGGCTCAGCCATGCGGGCGCTGAATACCTACGTTAAGCGTGACTGGTCACAAATGCCCGTTAACGGCGTTTGGATTGGCGATGGCCATAGCATGAAGATGAAGGTGGCCCACCCTGACCATGGTCGCCCATTCACACCCGAAATCACACTGGTTATTGATGGCCGGACACGTTATGTCGTCGGCTGGAGCCTGAGTCTGGCAGAGAACGTTATCGCCGTGGCTGATGCGCTACGCCACGGTATGCAGCATCACGGCATACCGTTGATCTACTACTCAGATAATGGGGCTGGTCAGACAGCCAACATATTAGACGCTGATATTACGGGGATTTTTTCGCGACTTGGCGTGGAGCATCCCACCGGTATTCCCGGCAACCCACAGGCTCGCGGGATTATTGAGCGACTTAACCGCGAAATTCCCGCGCGTATTGCCCGTAAATTTGCCACTTATAACGGCAAGTCTGCTGACCGTGAAACGGTTCGTATGGTCAGCGTTGACCTCAACTCAGCTTTTAATGCACAGGGTAAGAATAAAGAACTCAACAGCCGCCAAAAAGCAGCCATGGCTAAATTGCCCTCATGGCGTCAGCTTATTGATGCCATAGAAGATGAGATTGAAGACTATAACGAAAGACATCGTCATAGCTCGCTTCCTTGTCGTGAAGACGGTAAGCACTATACCGCTGCGGAGTATCGGCAGTTGCTACTGGCCGAGGAGACTATTGATCGTCTTTCTGATATCGAATTACGCGATATGTTCCGTCCGCAAATCATACGTACAGTTAATCGCGGCTGGTTCCCTCTCTTTAAGAATGAGTATTTTTCTCAGGATTTAATTCAGGTCGACGGTGAACAGGTTCTGGTTGAGTTCGACATCCACGATGCCAGTAGCGTTACCGTTCGCCGCCTTGATGGTTCATTTATCTGTACTGCCATTGTGAACGGCAATACCCGCGCAGCCTTCCCAGTGGATTATATCCAGAAAGTGGCAAAAGACCGCCACAGCCGTCGCATGAAGCTGGTCGAGCAGAAAGCCGAAGAGATTAATGCCGAGCTTAACCCGGTATTGACCGCTGAGAGTGCGCCTGATTTTGGCTCACTTATTCAGGGCGATATCTCAAGAATTAATGATGACCGGGAAGAAATGTTCTTATTCCAGTCTGATCGCGATGAATATTTAAAAACACATGGCCATAAAAAAGCGGCTATTTGA
- a CDS encoding helix-turn-helix domain-containing protein: protein MKETDWHRADIVAAIHKKGLSLTSLSVDAGLAPSTLRNALRGSYPKAEVIIANAIGVSPAVIWPSRHAERAGK from the coding sequence ATGAAAGAAACTGATTGGCATAGAGCGGATATCGTTGCCGCAATACACAAAAAGGGGTTATCACTGACTTCTTTATCAGTCGATGCTGGTCTGGCCCCATCCACATTGAGAAATGCCCTCAGAGGTTCTTACCCGAAAGCAGAAGTCATTATCGCGAATGCTATTGGCGTATCCCCTGCTGTTATTTGGCCCTCTCGCCATGCAGAGAGGGCTGGCAAATGA
- a CDS encoding DNA-binding protein, giving the protein MKQEWYLAKDLVHIPGLPSTPQGINKRAKVEGWVKRPVSVPGVRGRSFEYHINSLPQVIRHYLGSVQETGKSQEDVNHKREDFMNLDADTQEWLKIYQLMTEEERSSALQVVRRKGIDTLLAITDEENLCLISLSPQAKKTALLLAKLPVERVKEIFDLAEMGEQGAVLNINKN; this is encoded by the coding sequence ATGAAGCAGGAATGGTATTTGGCTAAGGACTTGGTTCATATCCCAGGTTTGCCATCTACGCCACAAGGAATTAATAAGCGGGCGAAGGTTGAAGGATGGGTGAAAAGACCGGTGAGCGTGCCTGGTGTGCGCGGGCGTTCGTTTGAATACCATATAAATAGCTTGCCGCAGGTGATCCGCCATTATCTTGGCTCGGTGCAGGAAACTGGCAAGAGTCAGGAAGATGTCAATCACAAACGTGAGGACTTTATGAACTTAGACGCGGATACTCAAGAGTGGTTGAAGATTTATCAACTAATGACCGAGGAAGAACGTAGCAGTGCTTTACAGGTTGTTAGGCGCAAGGGGATTGATACTTTGTTGGCTATTACTGACGAAGAGAATCTTTGCTTGATTAGCCTGTCTCCGCAAGCAAAGAAAACAGCATTGTTGCTTGCAAAGCTGCCAGTAGAGAGAGTGAAAGAGATTTTTGATCTCGCTGAGATGGGCGAACAAGGTGCAGTATTAAATATCAACAAAAATTGA